The following are from one region of the Sorghum bicolor cultivar BTx623 chromosome 2, Sorghum_bicolor_NCBIv3, whole genome shotgun sequence genome:
- the LOC8060659 gene encoding putative methylesterase 11, chloroplastic, whose product MGSLMSCLSDPCPSGNRSPPLQAKRRSSTSSRGRGGRDSAKASVSFDEEALAAAAALVLGQRGAAGGLGAFERSASVRYAAKRQSQGPPLPRSSSTRPRSLADPELQPQQLLAKDLNTKDLETNVIVLVHGGGFGAWCWYKTISLLEDSGFKVNAIDLTGSGIHSYDTNKISSLSEYAEPLTSYLKGLGGAEKVILVAHDLGGVCVSYAMEMFPSKVAKAVFLCAAMLTNGNSALDMFQQQMDTNGTLQKAQEFVYSNGKDRPPTAINIDRALLRDLLFNQSPSKDVSLASVSMRPIPFAPVLEKLVLTAENYGSVRRFYVETTEDNAIPLPLQQSMCGANPPEKVLRLKGADHAPFFSKPQALHKTLVEIATMPPPVQAS is encoded by the exons ATGGGCTCGCTGATGTCCTGCCTCTCCGACCCCTGCCCGTCGGGGAACAGGTCCCCGCCGCTGCAGGCGAAGCGGCGCTCCTCCACCTCTTCCCGCGGCCGTGGCGGGAGAGACTCCGCCAAGGCCTCCGTGTCCTTTGACGAGGAGGCGCTGGCCGCGGCGGCAGCGCTCGTGCTGGGGCAGAGGGGCGCCGCCGGTGGCCTGGGGGCATTCGAGCGGTCCGCGTCGGTGCGATACGCTGCCAAGCGCCAGAGCCAGGGCCCGCCACTGCCCCGGAGCAGCAGCACGCGTCCGAGGTCGCTCGCTGACCCCGAGCTCCAACCGCAGCAGCTCCTCGCCAAG GATTTGAATACTAAGGATTTGGAAACCAACgtcattgttcttgttcatGGAGGTGGATTTGGCGCTTGGTGTTGGTACAAGACTATATCACTTCTTGAAGATAGTGGGTTCAAAGTTAACGCCATCGACTTAACAGGCTCTGGGATTCATTCTTACGACACAAACAAGATTAGCAGTCTTTCAGAGTACGCTGAACCACTTACGTCTTACCTTAAAGGCTTAGGTGGTGCTGAAAAG GTAATTTTGGTCGCTCATGATCTTGGTGGTGTCTGTGTATCCTATGCAATGGAGATGTTCCCATCCAAAGTTGCCAAGGCTGTTTTCCTTTGTGCAGCAATGCTGACAAATGGAAACAGTGCCCTTGACATGTTCCAACAGCAG ATGGACACAAACGGTACTCTCCAAAAGGCGCAAGAATTCGTCTACTCCAACGGCAAGGACCGTCCTCCAACTGCCATCAACATCGACAGGGCCTTGCTTAGAGACCTGTTGTTCAACCAGAGCCCTTCCAAG GACGTGTCGCTGGCCTCGGTGTCCATGAGGCCCATCCCCTTCGCCCCTGTGCTGGAGAAGCTTGTGCTCACCGCTGAGAACTATGGCTCGGTGCGGCGGTTCTACGTGGAGACCACGGAGGACAATGCAATTCCTCTGCCTCTCCAGCAGAGCATGTGTGGTGCCAACCCACCGGAGAAGGTGCTGCGGCTGAAGGGGGCGGACCACGCACCCTTCTTCTCCAAGCCGCAGGCGCTGCACAAGACCCTGGTCGAGATCGCCACCATGCCGCCGCCGGTCCAGGCTTCGTGA